The Halococcus salifodinae DSM 8989 genome includes a window with the following:
- a CDS encoding Rrf2 family transcriptional regulator, with the protein MSSIELTDSQKKILQELVDLYRESESAVKGESIAEMVDRNPGTIRNQMQSLKALQLVEGVPGPKGGYKPTANAYSALDIQEMDEPETVPLAHNGEPVDNANVQEIDLISVHHPEKCRAEIHLQGSVREFHDGDSVTVGPTPKSHLVIEGVIDGTVDTDNVLVLNTNGMRAPAEN; encoded by the coding sequence ATGTCATCTATCGAACTGACTGACAGTCAGAAGAAGATTCTCCAGGAGCTGGTCGATCTCTACCGCGAGAGCGAGAGCGCAGTCAAAGGCGAGTCGATCGCGGAGATGGTCGACCGGAACCCCGGCACGATCCGCAACCAGATGCAGAGCCTCAAAGCGCTCCAGCTCGTCGAGGGCGTCCCGGGGCCGAAAGGCGGGTACAAGCCGACGGCGAACGCCTACAGCGCGCTCGACATCCAGGAGATGGACGAGCCCGAAACCGTTCCGCTGGCCCACAACGGCGAGCCCGTCGACAACGCCAACGTCCAGGAGATCGATCTCATCAGCGTTCACCACCCCGAGAAATGTCGTGCGGAGATCCACCTCCAGGGATCGGTCCGGGAGTTCCACGACGGTGACTCGGTCACGGTCGGCCCGACACCGAAATCACACCTCGTGATCGAGGGCGTGATCGACGGCACGGTCGACACCGACAACGTCCTCGTACTCAACACGAACGGGATGCGAGCCCCGGCGGAAAACTGA